From Ooceraea biroi isolate clonal line C1 unplaced genomic scaffold, Obir_v5.4 UnassembledTig81, whole genome shotgun sequence, the proteins below share one genomic window:
- the LOC113563539 gene encoding uncharacterized protein LOC113563539 yields the protein MDKTHKKEKAPVSRMSRDPTEKSLGCRSSDLDNAKRQGDGWTLGPSSEVTVTRLAPRGDDTASTMKHEMITEQQMVIPGTDDDVFIIEDNENDKRKSPKITGTKRKASTPQKEAKRKEGESESEMEMTLLMAEEEDREDRDGEEVSLRYRRILRQRMAEMQEIVLDTGSKMGKKAYARMLEMIDEAKVVVEKLALVSAVEGMNRSRSGEMWEEMREMRKEMTELRTKNGELEKEMAALSTKVTYLQQRGEEDPKEPTVTERRRPTGYLEAAMSSIPRRPETERRKVIRVEERTGIESRGKKEKTKDGNRKVDGEEEWIMVRHKGARKQSRGEGSRGGMAEDRRMIERNTRIPLVTEAVVISCGEKERRKELLSKAKKSISLEELGIKNSRMRTTATGATLIEILGESKKEKADKLAERLKEFYEGEPMKVTRPTRRIDLRISGLGEDTTEDEVTEAIAKEGGGKMEEIRVGRIGWSRRGYGMVWVSCEAEVARKVMEKERIGVGWMRVRVERIEARTLRCYRCLESGHTGVTCDSSVDRSGTCFRCGNIGHKVKECENPVRCVACVSLGMDGGHAIGGPGCNAHTERKKRMESENTGGAG from the coding sequence atgGACAAGACgcacaaaaaggaaaaagccCCTGTTTCTCGGATGAGCAGGGACCCCACGGAGAAGAGTTTAGGTTGCCGGAGCTCTGATCTAGATAATGCGAAGCGGCAAGGTGACGGTTGGACCCTAGGGCCGTCATCGGAGGTGACAGTTACTAGGTTGGCCCCTCGGGGTGACGACACGGCGAGCACAATGAAACACGAGATGATTACGGAACAGCAAATGGTGATACCTGGAACAGATGACGACGTGTTTATTATAGAGGATAACGAGAACGACAAACGGAAGAGCCCGAAGATTACGGGTACGAAGAGGAAGGCTTCTACTCCGcagaaagaagcgaaaaggAAGGAGGGAGAAAGCGAAAGCGAAATGGAGATGACCCTGTTGATGGCGGAAGAAGAAGACAGAGAGGATAGAGATGGAGAGGAGGTAAGCTTAAGATACCGGAGGATCCTACGACAACGGATGGCGGAGATGCAGGAGATAGTGCTGGACACAGGAAGTAAGATGGGAAAGAAGGCATATGCAAGGATGTTAGAAATGATAGATGAGGCGAAGGTGGTGGTGGAGAAGCTTGCTCTGGTGTCAGCCGTGGAGGGGATGAATCGCTCAAGGAGTGGTGAAATGTGGGAGGAGATGAGAGAGATGCGGAAGGAGATGACTGAGCTGAGGACGAAGAATGGTGAGCTGGAAAAAGAAATGGCAGCATTAAGTACGAAGGTTACTTACCTGCAGCAGCGTGGCGAAGAAGATCCGAAGGAGCCCACAGTGACGGAGAGGAGGAGACCCACAGGATACCTGGAGGCGGCGATGAGTTCAATCCCACGGCGACCTGaaacagaaagaagaaaagttaTTAGAGTGGAAGAAAGAACTGGGATAGAAAGCagaggaaaaaaggagaagacTAAGGATGGGAATAGGAAGGTGGATGGAGAAGAGGAATGGATAATGGTTAGGCACAAAGGAGCGAGGAAGCAGAGTAGAGGAGAAGGGAGCAGAGGAGGCATGGCGGAGGATAGAAGAATGATAGAGAGGAACACAAGGATCCCACTGGTGACGGAGGCTGTGGTGATCTCGTGTGGAGAGaaggaaaggagaaaggaGCTCTTGAGCAAAGCGAAGAAAAGTATTTCGTTGGAGGAGCTTGGAATTAAAAACTCAAGGATGCGGACAACAGCAACAGGAGCGACTCTCATCGAAATCTTAGGAGAGAGCAAGAAGGAGAAGGCGGATAAGTTGGCGGAGAGACTCAAGGAGTTCTATGAAGGAGAACCGATGAAGGTGACCCGGCCGACGAGGAGAATAGACCTCAGAATTAGTGGTTTAGGAGAAGACACAACGGAGGATGAGGTTACGGAGGCGATTGCCAAAGAAGGAGGTGGAAAGATGGAAGAGATCAGAGTAGGAAGGATTGGATGGTCGAGGAGAGGCTATGGAATGGTATGGGTATCGTGCGAAGCGGAGGTGGCGAGAAAAGTGATGGAGAAGGAGAGGATAGGCGTAGGATGGATGCGGGTACGCGTGGAGAGAATAGAGGCGAGAACACTGAGGTGTTACAGGTGTCTTGAGTCCGGCCATACTGGTGTCACGTGTGACAGTAGTGTGGACCGATCGGGCACCTGCTTCAGGTGCGGAAACATCGGGCACAAGGTGAAAGAGTGTGAGAACCCGGTGAGATGCGTGGCGTGCGTCTCACTGGGTATGGACGGTGGCCACGCGATTGGTGGACCAGGGTGCAACGCTCACACGGAGCGGAAGAAGAGGATGGAGAGCGAGAACACGGGAGGGGCCGGATAA
- the LOC113563538 gene encoding uncharacterized protein LOC113563538 encodes MAGQVLQANLNRARRAQDLFLQSLAERGYALGIAAEPFRPPADSPSWAVGGGGLVAIVRGDAAGSPPLRVLEVGGEFVAAQWGGITVVGVYVSPSLSLAEYEGFLDRLGGCIVRHPRGLLLVAGDFNAKSALWGSRRPDAKGAVLADWAAGLGLHLLNVGSDSTCVRWAGESVVDLTWASPALARRVSGWRVLSGVETLSDHRYVSMVVSPPSGSAPANGGRADPDRGDGRSRGCLVTDWSPPCSRPRGRRGRRARWRRRPAGSGTS; translated from the coding sequence ATGGCGGGCCAGGTCCTCCAGGCCAACCTTAACCGCGCCCGCCGGGCTCAGGATCTTTTCCTCCAGAGCCTGGCGGAGCGCGGTTACGCGTTGGGCATCGCGGCGGAGCCCTTCAGGCCCCCCGCGGACAGCCCCAGTTGGGCCGTCGGCGGGGGGGGCCTCGTCGCGATCGTGCGCGGCGACGCCGCGGGCTCCCCTCCCCTCCGAGTGTTGGAGGTCGGGGGGGAGTTCGTGGCGGCGCAGTGGGGAGGCATCACCGTGGTCGGGGTCTACGTGTCCCCGAGCCTGAGTCTCGCCGAGTACGAGGGGTTCCTGGACAGGCTGGGGGGGTGCATAGTTCGGCACCCCCGCGGCCTGTTGTTGGTCGCCGGGGACTTCAATGCGAAGTCCGCGCTCTGGGGTTCCCGGCGGCCGGACGCGAAGGGCGCGGTGCTGGCGGACTGGGCGGCGGGTCTGGGCCTGCATTTGTTGAACGTGGGCTCGGACAGCACCTGCGTGCGGTGGGCGGGGGAGTCCGTGGTCGATCTGACCTGGGCATCTCCGGCCCTCGCGCGTCGGGTGTCGGGGTGGAGGGTGTTGTCGGGGGTGGAGACGCTGTCGGACCATAGATACGTGTCTATGGTGGTGTCTCCGCCCTCGGGCTCCGCCCCCGCCAACGGGGGACGGGCGGACCCCGACCGCGGAGATGGGCGCTCAAGGGGCTGTCTGGTGACAGACTGGTCGCCGCCCTGCTCGCGTCCACGTGGCCGGAGAGGCCGGAGGGcacggtggaggaggaggccggCTGGCTCGGGGACATCGTGA